One window of Stigmatopora nigra isolate UIUO_SnigA chromosome 14, RoL_Snig_1.1, whole genome shotgun sequence genomic DNA carries:
- the eef1g gene encoding elongation factor 1-gamma encodes MAAGTLFTFPENWRAFKAQIAAQYSGATLKVASSAPAFTFGQTNRTPAFLNNFPQGKVPAYQGDDGFCLFESNAIAYYLGNDALRGATPQASAQVLQWVSFADSEIVPPASTWVFPTLGIMHFNKQATEQAKEEMKKVLAVLNQHLKTRTYLVGERVSLADITVACSMLSLFKQVLEPSFRQPYSNVTRWFVTCVNQPQFKTVIGEVKLCEKMAQFDAKKFAEVQPKKEAPPKKEKAGKEAAKPQEKKEKKKEEKKPEPEEMDDCDAALAAEPKAKDPFAELPKSAFIMDEFKRKYSNEDTLKVALPHFWENFDAEGYSIWYAEYKYPTELAEVFKSCNLISGMFQRLDKLRKNAFASVLLFGRDKDSSISGIWVFRGQNLAFTLSPDWQIDYESYDWRKLDPNSDECKTMVKEYFAWEGEFKHVGKAVNQGKIFK; translated from the exons ATGGCGGCAGGG ACCTTGTTCACGTTTCCCGAGAACTGGAGGGCCTTTAAGGCTCAGATTGCTGCCCAGTACAGCGGCGCAACCCTGAAAGTCGCCAGCAGTGCCCCCGCCTTTACCTTCGGGCAGACGAACCGCACCCCTGCATTCCTTAACAACTTCCCTCAGGGCAAG GTACCTGCCTACCAGGGAGATGATGGTTTCTGTCTGTTTGAGAGCAACGCCATTGCTTATTACT TGGGCAACGATGCATTGCGCGGCGCCACGCCCCAGGCTTCGGCTCAGGTCCTCCAGTGGGTGAGCTTTGCTGACTCTGAGATTGTCCCACCAGCAAGCACATGGGTCTTCCCCACTCTTGGAATCATGCACTTCAACAAGCAG GCCACAGAGCAGGCGAAGGAGGAGATGAAGAAGGTGCTGGCCGTTCTGAATCAACACCTAAAGACACGCACCTACTTGGTTGGAGAGAGGGTCAGCCTGGCTGACATCACTGTGGCTTGCTCCATGCTGTCTCTCTTCAAGCAG GTCCTCGAGCCATCTTTCCGTCAGCCTTATTCAAACGTGACCCGTTGGTTTGTCACTTGTGTTAACCAGCCCCAGTTCAAAACTGTCATCGGGGAGGTCAAGCTGTGTGAAAAAATGGCCCAGTTTGATG ctAAAAAGTTTGCCGAAGTGCAGCCCAAGAAAGAGGCGCCCCCTAAGAAAGAAAAGGCTGGGAAAGAGGCAGCCAAGCCTCaggaaaagaaagagaagaaaaaggaggaaaagaagCCCGAACCAGAAGAGATGGACGACTGTGATGCTGCTTTGGCCGCAGAGCCCAAAGCCAAGGACCCCTTTGCCGAGCTGCCAAAGAG CGCCTTTATCATGGATGAGTTCAAGAGAAAGTACTCCAACGAGGACACTCTAAAAGTAGCCCTTCCCCATTTCTGGGAAAACTTCGATGCGGAGGGCTACTCAATCTGGTACGCCGAGTACAAGTATCCGACGGAACTTGCAGAGGTTTTTAAAAGCTGCAACCTTATCTCAG GGATGTTTCAGCGCCTCGACAAACTGCGCAAGAATGCCTTTGCTAGTGTTCTTCTGTTTGGTCGTGACAAGGACAGCAGCATCTCTGGAATCTGGGTCTTCAGGGGCCAAAACCTGGCTTTCACG CTATCTCCAGACTGGCAAATCGACTACGAGTCATACGACTGGCGCAAGCTGGATCCAAACAGCGACGAGTGCAAGACCATGGTGAAGGAATACTTTGCTTGGGAGGGAGAGTTTAAGCATGTGGGTAAAGCTGTCAACCAGGGCAAAATCTTCAAATGA
- the polr2g gene encoding DNA-directed RNA polymerase II subunit RPB7, whose product MFYHISLEHEILLHPRYFGPNLLNTVKQKLFTEVEGTCTGKYGFVIAVTTIDNIGAGVIQPGRGFVLYPVKYKAIVFRPFKGEVVDAVVTQVNKVGLFTEIGPMSCFISRHSIPSEMEFDPNSNPPCYKTVDEDIVIQQDDEIRLKIVGTRVDKNDIFAIGSLMDDYLGLVS is encoded by the exons atgttttatcat ATATCTTTGGAACATGAAATTTTACTTCACCCGAGATACTTTGGTCCCAACCTCTTGAATACAGTAAAGCAGAAGCTTTTTACTGAAGTGGAGGGTACTTGTACTGGAAA GTATGGTTTTGTCATCGCTGTCACTACTATTGACAACATTGGTGCAGGAGTCATCCAACCGGGTAGAGGATTTGTTTTGTACCCCGTCAAGTACAAGGCAATTGTCTTTCGGCCATTTAAAGGAGAAGTGGTGGATGCTGTAGTGACTCAGGTTAACAAG gttGGTTTGTTCACAGAAATTGGACCCATGTCATGTTTCATCTCCCGTCAC TCCATCCCTTCAGAAATGGAGTTTGATCCCAATTCTAATCCACCATGTTACAAGACCGTTGATGAG GACATCGTGATCCAGCAAGATGATGAGATCAGGCTAAAGATTGTTGGAACAAGGGTTGACAAAAATGATATC tttgctaTTGGATCACTCATGGATGACTATCTAG gtcTCGTGAGCTAA
- the LOC144207320 gene encoding uncharacterized protein LOC144207320 has product MASIFVRRLYLVSTHLKSPRWGCLRLAKQAEETTSRSRYFSNDPPEKISRYPVPSKNDLPYDIVELMEEVETKGGFLPNVFKVLAHRPAEFRAFFSYYNELMNKDTGGLTKADRELIVVATSMYNKCLYCVVSHSALHRIYSKNPTLSDQVAVNYENAALKPRERAMLDFAMAICRADTITEQHFKPLEEVGLDSEDAWDIAAIVAFFAMSNRLAHLTDMRPNQEFYNMGRIPRPDKSKDEAGKKNK; this is encoded by the exons ATGGCTAGTATCTTCGTTCGGAGGTTATACCTGGTCTCCACTCACCTT AAATCCCCGCGATGGGGCTGTCTGCGTTTAGCCAAGCAAGCGGAGGAGACCACCTCCAGGTCGAGATACTTCTCCAATGATCCTCCTGAGAAAATCAGCCGATATCCCGTTCCTTCTAAAAACGACTTGCCATATGACATAGTGGAACTAATGGAGGAAGTAGAGACCAAG GGAGGATTCTTACCCAATGTTTTCAAAGTCCTTGCTCACAGACCTGCAGAGTTTCGAGCCTTCTTCTCTTATTACAACGAGCTCATGAACAAGGACACAG GTGGACTAACCAAGGCAGATCGTGAACTGATTGTGGTGGCCACCAGCATGTATAACAAATGTCTTTACTGTGTGGTCTCCCACAGTGCACTTCACCGCATCTACTCGAAGAACCCGACCCTCTCTGACCAG GTGGCGGTCAATTACGAGAATGCAGCCCTGAAACCGCGAGAGCGAGCCATGTTGGATTTCGCCATGGCCATTTGCCGTGCCGACACCATTACAGAACAGCACTTTAAGCCCTTAGAGGAAGTCGGCTTGGACAGCGAGGACGCATGGGACATTGCCGCCATTGTGGCCTTCTTTGCCATGTCTAATCGGCTCGCCCACCTTACTGATATGAGGCCAAATCAGGAGTTTTATAACATGGGCCGCATACCGCGGCCGGACAAAAGCAAAGATGAGGCGGGCAAGAAGAATAAGTGa